The Natrinema salaciae genome includes a window with the following:
- a CDS encoding ABC transporter ATP-binding protein: protein MVRDSQPSADDTARARTTGDDLTSATAASPVTVRCKGVTHEYGDDSSGFRSASSRTVTALRDVSFAVRAGEVVGLVGPSGSGKSTALHVVGGLLEPSAGTVEVLGTDLTGISAAQRTKLRRDHVGFVFQQFHLLPSLSARDNVALPLVERGVSRRERRRRAAESLERVGLGDRLTHRPGELSGGEQQRVAIARALVTDPEIVLADEPTGELDTETGRRVLDLLVDVADDRTVLIATHDERAVAVTDRVLRLLDGEVTTDAR from the coding sequence ATGGTTCGCGATTCACAACCGAGCGCGGACGACACTGCTCGAGCGCGGACGACGGGCGATGATCTCACTTCAGCGACCGCCGCGTCGCCGGTCACCGTCCGCTGCAAGGGCGTCACCCACGAGTACGGCGACGACTCGTCCGGCTTTCGATCCGCGTCGTCCCGAACGGTGACCGCGCTTCGCGACGTTTCGTTCGCGGTTCGCGCCGGCGAGGTGGTCGGCCTCGTGGGGCCGAGCGGCAGCGGCAAATCGACGGCGCTCCACGTGGTCGGCGGACTCCTCGAGCCGAGCGCGGGCACCGTCGAGGTGCTCGGGACGGATCTCACCGGCATCTCTGCCGCCCAGCGAACGAAGCTACGCCGCGATCACGTCGGGTTCGTCTTTCAGCAGTTCCACCTGCTACCGTCGCTGTCGGCCCGGGACAACGTCGCCCTGCCGCTGGTCGAACGCGGCGTCTCCCGACGCGAGCGGCGGCGGCGGGCCGCCGAGTCCCTCGAGCGGGTGGGGCTCGGCGATCGGCTGACCCACCGGCCGGGCGAATTGAGCGGGGGCGAGCAACAGCGCGTCGCGATCGCACGGGCGCTGGTGACCGATCCCGAAATCGTCCTCGCCGACGAGCCGACGGGCGAGCTCGACACGGAGACCGGCAGGCGAGTACTCGATCTCCTCGTCGACGTCGCCGACGATCGGACGGTGCTGATCGCGACCCACGACGAGCGCGCGGTCGCGGTGACGGACCGCGTTCTCCGACTCCTCGACGGAGAGGTGACGACCGATGCACGATGA